One part of the Spiribacter salinus M19-40 genome encodes these proteins:
- a CDS encoding SDR family oxidoreductase: MTAENKVILVTGASQGIGRGVAEAMLADGHRVVLAARRLEPLEAIAGAYPNRALPVSVDVGDPAAVDALYKKIAAEYGRLDALFNNAGAFMASTPIGDVDWDDWRRVLGVNLDGAFLMARGAFRLMRDQQPQGGRIINNGSISAHAPRVNSVAYTTSKHAITGLTKSITLDGRAHDIACSQIDIGNAETPMTEPMKAGIPQPDGSVMREPVMDVRHVADAVRYIVNLPLDANVQFMTVMATKMPYLGRG, encoded by the coding sequence ATGACAGCCGAAAACAAGGTCATTCTGGTGACCGGCGCGAGTCAGGGCATCGGCCGTGGCGTGGCCGAGGCGATGCTGGCCGATGGGCATCGCGTGGTCCTCGCCGCGCGGCGCCTCGAGCCGCTGGAAGCGATCGCCGGCGCGTACCCGAACCGGGCATTGCCGGTGTCGGTCGATGTGGGGGATCCCGCCGCGGTCGACGCCCTCTATAAAAAGATCGCCGCGGAATACGGCCGACTGGACGCCCTGTTTAATAACGCCGGGGCCTTCATGGCCTCCACGCCGATCGGTGACGTGGACTGGGATGACTGGCGCCGGGTGCTGGGCGTGAACCTGGATGGCGCCTTCCTGATGGCCCGCGGGGCCTTCCGACTGATGCGCGACCAGCAGCCGCAGGGCGGGCGCATCATCAACAACGGTTCCATCTCCGCCCATGCCCCGCGGGTGAATTCCGTGGCGTACACGACCTCCAAGCACGCGATCACGGGGCTCACCAAGTCCATCACGCTGGATGGCCGGGCCCATGACATCGCCTGCAGCCAGATCGACATCGGCAATGCCGAGACCCCGATGACCGAGCCGATGAAGGCCGGCATTCCGCAGCCGGATGGCAGTGTGATGCGCGAGCCGGTGATGGATGTCCGCCATGTCGCCGACGCCGTGCGCTACATCGTCAACCTGCCGCTCGACGCGAATGTGCAGTTCATGACCGTCATGGCCACGAAGATGCCCTACCTCGGGCGCGGCTAA
- a CDS encoding ArsR/SmtB family transcription factor, whose translation MEAHHTDAAQALSATELFRLLGDETRLRAVVLLNRRGELCVCELTETLGVSQPKMSRHLATLRDSGLVETRRSGQWIHYQLRHDRPDWLRTTVDAICQSLADKPPYTDDERRVTRAIAKNRSECQ comes from the coding sequence ATGGAAGCGCATCACACCGATGCTGCTCAAGCGTTGAGCGCCACGGAGCTGTTTCGGCTGCTCGGCGATGAGACACGCCTGCGGGCGGTGGTGTTGCTCAACCGCCGTGGTGAGCTGTGCGTCTGCGAGCTTACCGAGACCCTGGGAGTGAGTCAGCCCAAGATGTCCCGCCATCTGGCCACGCTACGCGACAGCGGTCTCGTGGAAACGCGCCGCAGCGGGCAATGGATCCACTATCAGCTGCGGCATGATCGACCCGACTGGCTGCGCACCACCGTCGATGCCATCTGTCAGTCATTAGCCGACAAACCGCCCTACACCGACGACGAGCGGCGCGTCACCCGCGCCATCGCGAAAAACCGAAGTGAGTGTCAGTAA
- the aceE gene encoding pyruvate dehydrogenase (acetyl-transferring), homodimeric type, which produces MTTEHILSDADPDETHDWLAALNSALATGGAARSQFLIRQLVDAARAAGVELDLPLSTPYRNTIRPEDEPTFPGDVTLEGRLSAIIRWNALAMVVRANRADASLGGHIASYASAADLFEVGFNHFFRAQVDDGPGDLVFLQPHSAPGVYARAYLEGRLDESQIAHYRREVDGQGLSSYPHPWLMPDFWQFPTGSMGLGPLQAVYQARFMRYLEARGMIAPSNRRVWGIFGDGEMDEPESIGALGLAAREGLDNLVFVINCNLQRLDGPVRGNGQIIQELEGLYRGAGWNVIKVLWGSDWDDLFARDTEGVLAEYLQKTLDGDFQTLAATDGQFNREHFFSRDPRLQALVAHLTDEQIDRLRRGGHDIVKISAAYQQAMQANGRPTVILAKTKKGYGMGHWGQGTMTSHQQKKLDEEALLAFRDRFQLPLDDEAVTDLSFYRPPADSPEMQYLHQHREALGGYLPRRQQTADVIPVPALDRYAGFAMEETSRPISTTMAWARMLSGLLRDKTLGPRIVPIVADEARTFGIANLFRQIGIYSPQGQRYQPQDADSMLVYREHEQGQLLEEGISEAGALASWVAAGTAYSTHGTAMLPMYIYYSMFGFQRVGDLMWAAAEQRSRGFLLGATAGRTTLNGEGLQHQDGSSHVLMATIPNCRCWDPAFAFELAAIMDQGMREMLEDQQDVFYYITVMNEAYTQPAWPDHVSQADILSGLYCYRPTSNLDRAPDVRLVGSGAILNEVIAAADQLAAEGVTAEVWSATSYSELERTGAAHVSACLDGDAPVIMASDYVKAWPARIAPFIHAPVTLLGTDDFGRSDQREALRRYFGVDRDTIAQSAIEALKTSSA; this is translated from the coding sequence ATGACTACCGAACACATCCTTTCCGACGCCGATCCCGACGAGACCCACGACTGGCTGGCAGCCCTCAATTCGGCCCTTGCGACCGGGGGCGCCGCGCGGAGCCAGTTCCTCATCCGCCAGCTGGTGGATGCCGCCCGGGCGGCAGGCGTGGAGCTGGATTTGCCGCTGTCGACGCCGTATCGCAACACGATCCGCCCCGAGGACGAGCCGACCTTCCCCGGTGATGTCACACTGGAGGGGCGGCTTTCGGCGATCATCCGCTGGAATGCACTCGCGATGGTGGTCCGAGCCAATCGGGCGGATGCGAGCCTTGGTGGGCATATCGCAAGCTATGCCTCGGCCGCTGATCTCTTTGAAGTGGGCTTTAATCATTTTTTCCGCGCCCAGGTGGATGACGGCCCAGGAGACCTCGTGTTCCTGCAGCCGCACTCCGCACCCGGCGTCTATGCCCGGGCCTACCTCGAGGGCCGGCTGGATGAGTCGCAGATCGCCCACTACCGGCGCGAGGTCGACGGCCAGGGCCTGTCCTCGTATCCGCATCCCTGGCTGATGCCCGACTTCTGGCAGTTCCCAACGGGCTCCATGGGCCTGGGCCCGCTCCAGGCGGTTTATCAGGCGCGCTTCATGCGCTATCTCGAGGCGCGCGGGATGATCGCGCCGAGCAACCGGCGGGTGTGGGGGATTTTCGGCGACGGTGAGATGGACGAGCCGGAGAGCATTGGTGCCCTCGGGCTAGCCGCCCGTGAGGGCCTCGATAACCTCGTGTTCGTCATCAACTGCAATCTTCAGCGTCTGGACGGCCCGGTCCGGGGTAACGGCCAGATCATCCAGGAGCTCGAGGGGCTCTACCGCGGGGCTGGGTGGAACGTTATCAAGGTGCTGTGGGGGTCGGATTGGGATGATCTGTTTGCCCGTGACACCGAGGGGGTGCTCGCGGAATACCTCCAGAAGACCCTCGATGGCGACTTCCAGACCCTTGCGGCGACGGACGGGCAGTTCAATCGGGAGCATTTCTTCTCGCGCGATCCCCGCCTGCAAGCGCTGGTGGCGCACCTGACCGATGAGCAGATCGACCGACTCCGCCGGGGCGGTCACGACATCGTGAAGATCAGTGCGGCCTACCAGCAGGCGATGCAGGCCAATGGCCGGCCCACGGTTATCCTCGCCAAGACGAAAAAGGGCTACGGCATGGGCCATTGGGGCCAGGGCACCATGACCAGTCATCAGCAGAAAAAGCTGGATGAGGAGGCTTTGCTCGCCTTCCGTGACCGCTTCCAGCTGCCGCTGGATGACGAGGCCGTGACCGACCTGTCGTTCTACCGGCCGCCGGCGGACAGCCCGGAGATGCAATACCTGCATCAGCATCGCGAGGCGCTGGGCGGCTACCTGCCCCGACGCCAGCAAACGGCGGACGTCATCCCGGTGCCCGCGCTGGATCGCTATGCCGGTTTCGCGATGGAAGAGACCAGTCGGCCCATTTCCACCACCATGGCCTGGGCCCGGATGCTGAGCGGCCTGCTGCGGGACAAGACCCTCGGCCCGCGCATCGTGCCGATCGTGGCGGATGAGGCGCGCACCTTCGGCATCGCCAATCTCTTCCGTCAGATCGGGATTTACTCGCCCCAGGGGCAGCGCTACCAGCCCCAGGACGCCGACTCCATGCTGGTCTACCGCGAGCATGAGCAGGGTCAGCTCCTCGAAGAGGGGATCTCGGAGGCGGGGGCGCTGGCCTCATGGGTTGCCGCTGGCACCGCCTACAGCACCCATGGCACGGCCATGCTGCCGATGTATATCTACTACTCCATGTTCGGCTTCCAGCGGGTTGGCGATCTGATGTGGGCCGCTGCTGAGCAGCGCAGCCGTGGGTTCTTGCTGGGGGCGACCGCGGGCCGCACCACGCTGAACGGCGAGGGCTTGCAGCATCAGGACGGCAGCAGCCATGTGTTGATGGCCACCATCCCGAACTGCCGCTGCTGGGATCCCGCGTTCGCCTTCGAGCTGGCGGCCATCATGGATCAGGGCATGCGCGAGATGCTCGAGGACCAGCAGGATGTCTTCTACTACATCACGGTCATGAACGAGGCCTATACCCAGCCCGCCTGGCCTGATCATGTCAGCCAGGCCGATATCCTCTCCGGGCTTTACTGCTATCGGCCGACGTCTAACCTGGATCGTGCCCCGGATGTCCGTTTGGTGGGCTCCGGTGCCATCCTGAATGAGGTCATTGCCGCCGCGGATCAGCTCGCCGCCGAGGGCGTTACTGCTGAGGTGTGGAGCGCCACGAGCTACAGCGAGCTGGAGCGAACTGGCGCCGCGCATGTCAGCGCCTGTCTGGACGGCGACGCGCCGGTGATCATGGCCAGTGATTATGTGAAGGCCTGGCCCGCCCGGATCGCGCCCTTTATCCATGCCCCGGTCACGTTGCTCGGCACGGACGACTTTGGCCGCTCTGATCAGCGCGAGGCCCTGCGCCGCTACTTTGGCGTTGATCGGGATACAATCGCGCAGTCCGCCATCGAGGCACTGAAGACCTCGAGCGCCTAG
- a CDS encoding porin — MNGLYRSSALLAALALGGTFSSVHAASFEVDDRTTLTLGGEVVLNFRDTEDNSGASETEFTDDGSLIILGGSRDLGNGITGYIATEFTYNTLGDSDDDDDDLTRDMSVLGFTGDFGEVQVGDSDNVFEDLISDSVDPFENATLAQVDRTTEDNMVTYYSPELGDFSFRLQTRIADETTTTNQTSTELSLIAAAQYDVGNLSLRAAYDDRGSVDAETNNNFQSEDGVYGVAAVIGLTDTLEASARYANQSNKDGNDTDATALALNFDYGMGSLYGAVQDVSVDNGNDGSQVAVGANYDVAEGLLIFAEYGDFDGFGDAGDNDSLAVAGLIFEY, encoded by the coding sequence ATGAACGGGCTATACAGATCTTCAGCGCTGCTCGCCGCGCTTGCGCTCGGGGGCACCTTCTCATCCGTCCACGCTGCAAGCTTCGAGGTTGACGATCGCACGACTCTTACATTGGGTGGTGAAGTGGTCCTGAACTTCAGAGACACCGAGGACAACAGCGGGGCTAGCGAGACAGAATTCACCGACGACGGATCGCTAATCATCCTTGGTGGCTCGCGTGATCTTGGTAATGGCATTACTGGTTACATCGCCACCGAGTTCACTTACAACACGCTTGGCGACAGTGACGATGACGATGACGACCTGACCCGCGACATGAGCGTGCTGGGATTCACAGGGGATTTCGGTGAAGTTCAGGTAGGCGACAGCGACAACGTGTTCGAGGACCTGATCTCTGATTCAGTCGATCCGTTCGAAAACGCCACACTGGCGCAGGTCGACCGCACGACCGAGGACAACATGGTCACCTACTACAGCCCGGAGTTGGGAGATTTCTCCTTCAGGCTGCAGACACGGATCGCGGACGAGACAACGACGACCAATCAAACCAGCACCGAGCTCAGCCTGATCGCCGCAGCCCAATACGATGTGGGCAACCTCTCTCTGCGGGCCGCCTATGACGACCGTGGTTCGGTGGATGCCGAAACCAACAACAACTTCCAGTCTGAGGATGGCGTGTACGGCGTCGCTGCAGTCATCGGCCTGACGGATACACTGGAAGCCTCAGCCCGCTATGCCAATCAGAGCAACAAGGACGGCAACGACACCGATGCTACCGCCCTGGCGCTGAATTTCGACTATGGCATGGGATCACTGTACGGCGCAGTCCAGGACGTCTCCGTCGATAACGGCAACGACGGCTCTCAGGTTGCGGTGGGTGCCAACTATGACGTGGCCGAAGGCCTGCTCATCTTTGCCGAGTACGGCGACTTTGATGGATTCGGCGATGCAGGCGATAACGACTCGCTCGCCGTCGCTGGGCTCATCTTCGAGTACTAA
- the tenA gene encoding thiaminase II: protein MDSPNFCLLKNRCHDDWQAYTQHRFLRELADGSLPKAAFQHYLQQDYLFLIHFARAYALAAYKSRTLADLRQAHEGLKAILDLELGLHVEYCAGWGISEAALEQTPEARPTTAYTRYVLDTGQRGDLLDLHVALAPCVIGYAEIADWINAQSFTVRGAANPYDAWIGMYESDEFQAAAQSERDWINARMERLPAPRIAQIAQIFREATRLETDFWAMNFEESAYS, encoded by the coding sequence ATGGATAGCCCGAACTTCTGCCTCCTCAAAAACCGCTGCCATGACGACTGGCAGGCGTATACGCAGCACCGCTTCCTTCGCGAATTGGCCGATGGCTCGCTCCCCAAGGCCGCCTTTCAGCACTACCTTCAGCAGGATTACCTTTTCCTGATTCACTTTGCCCGTGCCTACGCGCTAGCCGCCTATAAAAGCCGGACGCTTGCCGACCTGCGCCAGGCCCATGAGGGGCTGAAGGCGATTCTAGATCTGGAGCTTGGCCTGCACGTCGAGTATTGCGCGGGCTGGGGGATTAGCGAGGCCGCCCTGGAACAGACGCCAGAGGCGCGCCCCACCACGGCCTACACGCGCTACGTGCTCGATACCGGGCAGCGCGGCGATCTGCTGGATCTACATGTCGCCCTCGCTCCCTGTGTCATCGGCTATGCGGAGATCGCCGACTGGATCAACGCCCAGTCATTCACCGTCCGCGGCGCCGCAAACCCCTATGACGCCTGGATCGGCATGTACGAGAGTGACGAGTTCCAGGCGGCCGCGCAAAGTGAGCGGGACTGGATTAATGCGCGCATGGAGCGGCTCCCAGCGCCCCGCATTGCACAGATCGCCCAGATATTCCGCGAGGCGACCCGCCTTGAGACGGACTTCTGGGCCATGAACTTCGAGGAGAGCGCTTACTCATGA
- a CDS encoding arsenate reductase ArsC produces the protein MSHYNVLFLCTGNSARSILAEALINHTGRGQFTGYSAGSFPAGQVNPLAIKLLEQMRLPTEGLHSKNWDVFSGPDAPKMDFVFTVCDQAAAEPCPIWPGQPMTAHWGMPDPAAVEGSDEVRERAFRDAFIALRSRIGLFTNLPIASLDRLKLQDKLESIGKTQPEEE, from the coding sequence ATGTCCCACTACAACGTTTTGTTTCTCTGCACCGGCAACTCGGCACGGAGCATCCTGGCCGAGGCGCTCATCAACCACACGGGCCGGGGCCAGTTCACCGGCTACAGCGCGGGCAGCTTCCCGGCCGGGCAGGTGAATCCGCTGGCGATCAAGCTCCTCGAGCAGATGCGACTCCCCACGGAGGGACTGCACAGCAAAAACTGGGATGTCTTCAGCGGCCCAGATGCCCCGAAAATGGATTTCGTGTTTACCGTGTGCGACCAGGCGGCCGCCGAACCCTGCCCGATCTGGCCGGGTCAGCCCATGACGGCCCACTGGGGTATGCCCGATCCCGCAGCGGTTGAGGGCTCGGATGAGGTCCGCGAGCGGGCCTTCCGCGATGCGTTTATTGCCCTGCGCAGCCGCATTGGGCTGTTCACCAATCTGCCCATCGCCTCGCTGGATCGGCTCAAGCTCCAGGACAAGCTCGAGTCCATCGGCAAAACCCAGCCTGAGGAAGAGTGA
- a CDS encoding Lrp/AsnC family transcriptional regulator, translating to MSKQHLDRTDLRILEALQDNARLTNVELAERVNLTPSPCLARVRALEASGIIDRYTAEIAPEKLGLNVNVFIHVSLDRQVRNALENFEGAARALPEVMECYLMTGQSDYLLRVLVADAQALERLIVDQLAKIEGVANIQSSLALKVVKSHSRLPVVRTT from the coding sequence ATGTCGAAACAACACCTTGACCGCACTGATCTGCGGATTCTTGAGGCGCTGCAAGACAACGCACGACTGACCAATGTGGAGCTGGCGGAGCGGGTCAATCTGACACCGTCGCCATGCCTGGCCCGCGTCCGGGCGCTGGAGGCCTCAGGCATCATTGATCGGTACACCGCAGAAATCGCCCCCGAGAAGCTCGGGCTGAATGTGAACGTGTTCATTCACGTCAGTCTGGATCGACAGGTTCGCAACGCGCTTGAGAACTTTGAGGGGGCCGCGCGCGCCCTGCCCGAGGTCATGGAGTGCTACCTCATGACCGGCCAGTCCGATTATCTGCTGCGCGTGCTGGTCGCTGATGCACAGGCCCTCGAGCGCCTGATCGTGGATCAGCTGGCAAAGATTGAGGGTGTGGCCAACATTCAGTCGAGCTTGGCACTTAAGGTGGTGAAGTCACACTCGCGACTGCCGGTTGTCCGCACCACCTGA
- a CDS encoding trimeric intracellular cation channel family protein encodes MERNTALPQREARREQPHSTYPLIVRSRPVNLNDTNVLLAMAATIAFAVTGVLAVAERRVDFFSAIMLGVIAAVGGGTVRDLILDVPIFWSLDLAYIRFAVLASILTFVAMSFFARPVMFSLMVYIDGLGAAMFGIGGAYKAYELGFAWPIGPLMMGVITAIGGGLIRDVLAGRKTLLMSDEVYAMPVVIGCLVMLLTLQFSPEHGPEGLLAGTVIAFSLRAVVIFWSLRLPRWFTTQSP; translated from the coding sequence GTGGAGCGCAATACGGCTCTCCCGCAGCGTGAGGCTCGCCGTGAACAACCCCACTCGACCTACCCCCTCATTGTTCGCTCGCGTCCAGTGAACCTCAACGACACCAATGTCCTTCTGGCGATGGCGGCGACAATCGCCTTCGCCGTCACGGGCGTCCTGGCGGTGGCCGAGCGCCGCGTCGACTTCTTCTCGGCCATCATGCTGGGGGTCATCGCCGCGGTCGGCGGCGGGACGGTGCGGGATCTGATCCTGGATGTTCCGATCTTCTGGTCGCTCGACCTGGCGTATATCCGCTTTGCCGTGCTGGCCAGCATTCTGACCTTCGTCGCCATGTCGTTCTTTGCCCGACCCGTGATGTTCTCGCTGATGGTCTACATTGATGGCCTGGGCGCAGCGATGTTTGGGATCGGCGGCGCCTATAAGGCCTATGAGCTGGGGTTTGCCTGGCCGATCGGGCCGTTGATGATGGGCGTGATTACCGCCATCGGCGGCGGGCTGATCCGGGATGTGCTCGCCGGACGGAAAACCCTGCTGATGAGCGATGAGGTGTATGCCATGCCCGTGGTTATCGGCTGCCTCGTCATGCTGCTGACGCTGCAGTTCTCGCCCGAGCACGGGCCGGAAGGCCTCCTCGCCGGCACCGTGATTGCCTTTTCTCTGCGGGCGGTCGTCATTTTCTGGTCGCTGCGCCTGCCGCGCTGGTTTACCACGCAGTCCCCGTAG
- a CDS encoding NAD(P)H-dependent oxidoreductase — protein sequence MNLNRLLRERLDAGRPVRAGLIGAGKFGSMFLSQVPTTLGLEVSAIADLDPDRARAACRAVHWSESQIDAVAFVADGAELCARDDVDVVIEATGHPAAGIRHALAAIEAGRHIVMVNVEADVLAGPLLAERARAQGVVYSMAYGDQPALTSELVDWARATGFEVVAAGKGTKYLPAYHQVTPDDVWSHYGLTAAEAAAAGMNPQMFNSFLDGTKSAIEMAAIANACELAVPADGLAFPPCGVDDLAHVLRPQSVGGCLPQAGMVEVVSSLERDGRPVYRDLRWGVYVVLKAPNDYAAACFRQYGLPTDSTGQYAAMHKPFHLIGLELGISVLSAALRGEPTGQTRGWIGDVAAVAKRPLRAGETLDGEGGYTVWGKLLSAAQSAKQQALPIGLAHGITLTRDVPAGAVLTSNDVALGDQPAVAIRQEMVSRYQPSP from the coding sequence ATGAATCTCAATCGACTGCTGCGCGAGCGCCTGGACGCCGGCCGCCCCGTCAGGGCCGGCCTGATCGGGGCGGGCAAGTTCGGCTCCATGTTCCTGAGTCAGGTCCCGACCACGCTCGGCCTCGAGGTCAGCGCCATCGCCGATCTCGATCCAGACCGGGCGCGCGCTGCCTGCCGGGCCGTGCATTGGAGCGAGTCGCAGATCGACGCGGTCGCCTTTGTCGCGGATGGCGCCGAGCTGTGTGCCCGCGATGATGTGGACGTTGTCATCGAGGCGACGGGCCACCCGGCCGCAGGCATTCGTCATGCCCTCGCCGCCATTGAGGCCGGCCGGCATATCGTGATGGTGAATGTGGAAGCCGACGTGCTGGCCGGCCCCCTGCTGGCCGAGCGGGCCCGGGCGCAGGGCGTGGTCTACTCCATGGCCTATGGCGATCAGCCCGCCCTGACCTCAGAGCTCGTGGACTGGGCTCGGGCCACCGGGTTCGAGGTAGTGGCTGCCGGCAAGGGCACCAAGTACCTGCCCGCCTACCATCAGGTCACCCCGGATGACGTGTGGTCGCATTACGGGCTGACGGCGGCTGAGGCGGCGGCCGCCGGCATGAACCCGCAGATGTTCAATAGTTTCCTGGACGGCACGAAGTCGGCAATCGAGATGGCGGCCATCGCCAATGCCTGTGAACTGGCCGTCCCCGCGGATGGGCTCGCTTTCCCGCCCTGTGGTGTGGATGACCTCGCCCATGTGCTGCGCCCGCAGTCTGTCGGCGGCTGCCTGCCCCAAGCCGGCATGGTGGAAGTCGTCAGCAGCCTCGAGCGCGATGGCCGGCCCGTTTACCGGGATCTGCGCTGGGGTGTCTACGTGGTCCTGAAGGCCCCCAACGACTATGCCGCCGCCTGCTTTCGGCAGTACGGGCTGCCCACGGACAGCACGGGTCAGTACGCCGCCATGCACAAGCCGTTTCATCTGATTGGCCTGGAGCTGGGCATCAGCGTGCTCTCGGCCGCTCTACGAGGTGAGCCGACGGGCCAGACCCGCGGATGGATAGGTGACGTCGCCGCGGTGGCGAAGCGTCCGCTGCGGGCTGGGGAAACCCTCGATGGCGAGGGCGGTTATACCGTCTGGGGCAAACTGCTGAGCGCCGCGCAGAGTGCGAAGCAACAAGCCCTGCCCATTGGCCTGGCCCACGGCATCACGCTCACGCGGGATGTCCCCGCGGGTGCGGTGCTGACCAGTAACGACGTGGCGCTGGGCGATCAGCCGGCTGTAGCCATTCGCCAGGAAATGGTCAGCCGGTATCAGCCATCGCCTTGA